A part of Candida albicans SC5314 chromosome 2, complete sequence genomic DNA contains:
- a CDS encoding uncharacterized protein (Ortholog of C. dubliniensis CD36 : Cd36_18730, C. parapsilosis CDC317 : CPAR2_212510, Candida tenuis NRRL Y-1498 : CANTEDRAFT_135843 and Debaryomyces hansenii CBS767 : DEHA2D06732g), giving the protein MSGLDSAKDEYTTWDLFVVHVLRVTLNFTIFTYMRLLDIHTLIINTWELMSIVLFDLNYKISSHKRDPVKHYYQTIIDESIFYWETLLYIPWLFWKVFNPRTGTPVGLSRCREYIPKLNTPKSVALILQINQPMFHSPPEIPQPYLDADRKIRIPEKKEVQYVIAIRNEYFTQCKSHMAAERVRVLREIGRFITWCCLVPTITEISIYEKMGACWDGDSSFIDSIKNSILVELVALANTCDPAELKQFRKVLPQIVLLDKYTKATYVVNDEDSNIPNINTDVTVDDILSAYEDHKKLVVTLCDYRVKTANYEVLASKVVENNLQPDDPIFTEQIPTSPDLVFAPSNEGHQITRLCGYTSIDPNTEAKVKSVLYFSHIKFGYPFFSRAMYHYALEFPFKLLEEVPEPEEEEHPTMIPPSQDIAKIFKKISTSTLKQNAITNRISRVPSPQSLIAKSLA; this is encoded by the coding sequence ATGAGTGGGTTAGATTCCGCTAAAGATGAATACACAACTTGGgatttatttgttgttcatGTTTTAAGGGTAACCTTAAATTTCACTATTTTTACTTATATGCGTTTATTGGATATTCATACCCTTATAATCAATACTTGGGAATTGATGTCCATTGtcttgtttgatttgaattataaaaTATCAAGCCATAAACGAGATCCAGTAAAACACTATTATCAGacaattattgatgaatcgATTTTTTACTGGGAAACGTTGCTATACATTCCTTGGTTATTTTGGAAGGTTTTCAATCCAAGAACGGGAACACCAGTAGGATTGTCCAGATGCAGAGAGTATATTCCCAAATTAAACACACCAAAATCGGTAGCATTGATTTTACAAATTAATCAGCCTATGTTCCACTCACCACCAGAAATTCCACAACCCTATTTGGATGCCGATAGAAAAATTAGAATACCTGAGAAGAAGGAAGTCCAATACGTAATTGCCATAAGAAATGAATACTTTACCCAATGCAAGTCCCATATGGCAGCTGAAAGAGTTCGGGTTTTGCGAGAGATTGGGAGGTTTATCACCTGGTGTTGCTTGGTTCCAACAATAACTGAAATATCGATCTATGAAAAAATGGGAGCTTGTTGGGACGGCGATAGTAGTTTTATTGACtcaataaaaaattcaattttggtaGAATTGGTGGCTTTGGCTAACACTTGTGACCCAGCAGAGTTGAAACAGTTTAGAAAAGTTCTACCTCAAATTGTACTATTAGACAAGTATACCAAGGCGACTTATGTAGTCAATGATGAGGATTCTAATATACCCAACATCAATACAGATGTGACTGTTGATGATATATTAAGTGCTTACGAAGATCACAAAAAATTGGTGGTGACATTGTGTGATTACCGAGTTAAAACCGCCAACTACGAAGTGTTGGCCAgtaaagttgttgaaaataatcTTCAACCTGATGATCCTATTTTTACAGAACAGATCCCAACCTCACCAGATCTTGTTTTTGCTCCATCCAACGAGGGACATCAGATAACTAGATTATGTGGTTATACGAGCATAGATCCCAACACCGAAGCCAAGGTGAAATCAGTTTTGTACTTTTCCCACATAAAGTTTGGATATCCTTTTTTCTCGCGTGCCATGTATCATTATGCTTTGGAATTTCCATTCAAGCTTTTAGAAGAAGTACCTGAGcctgaagaagaagaacatCCTACTATGATCCCACCATCTCAAGATATTGCTAAAATCTTTAAGAAAATCAGTACTTCCACATTAAAGCAAAATGCTATTACAAATAGAATTTCTCGTGTGCCTAGTCCGCAATCATTAATAGCAAAGAGTTTGGCATAG
- a CDS encoding uncharacterized protein (Protein of unknown function; mutant is viable; Hap43-repressed), whose product VVNFSYQKNKNLELKIYQQTKYILITSINTHPCSYPKLPTDFMIRSCLVRIGNIPSVTPSLHSTPFYTKKLLHPLLIHSSFIRKFSSCRPEFQAVPSLNNDKPLKNTQSSQKNGNNEKDTNSKEEQKVEDNATNTDTLSSGKVLPEGVSKDEFLTEIFGNLDPYIDTYSIYKQLREAEFTPEQSDQIISLLVHQLNSKLTKLSTIYAQNFELENEQYLFESAQQEIRVDITRSRDQHINELIALINILERDFNVINDELNNDYLKLKNDSQVAINEGKSENTLNSKKLFLRIQEANHKITTELNSDIKSEIESLRWYLSRWGLITLLVSLFSGLIIFYNTKRRNVTKEAKKDFAPLVIREPSEYEDDDYHTELDRGSV is encoded by the coding sequence GTGGTTAATTTTTCttaccaaaaaaacaaaaatctTGAACTAAAAATCTACCAGCAAACTAAGTATATTCTTATAACAAGTATAAATACCCATCCCTGTTCATATCCAAAATTACCGACTGATTTCATGATAAGGCTGTGCTTAGTTAGAATTGGGAATATCCCTTCTGTAACTCCTTCATTACATTCTACACCTTTCTATACAAAGAAACTATTACACCCGTTACTTATACACTCGTCATTCATACGAAAGTTTTCGTCATGTCGACCCGAGTTTCAGGCTGTGCCGTCTTTAAATAATGACAAACCTTTAAAAAATACCCAGTCATCACAGAAAAATGGAAACAACGAAAAGGATACCAATAGCAAGGAAGAGCAAAAGGTGGAGGACAATGCAACAAACACCGATACTTTGAGTTCTGGAAAAGTTCTACCAGAAGGTGTTAGTAAAGATGAATTTTTAACAGAAATATTTGGGAATTTGGATCCTTACATTGACACTTATTCAATTTACAAACAGTTGCGTGAAGCGGAATTTACTCCCGAACAATCAGATCAAAttatatcattattagttCACCAATTAAACTCCAAATTGACTAAACTATCAACCATATACGCTCAGAATTTTGAGTTAGAAAACGAACAgtatttatttgaaagtGCCCAACAGGAAATACGAGTAGACATAACCAGATCAAGGGACCAACACATCAATGAACTAATTgcattaattaatattttggAAAGAGACTTTAATGTTATTAATGACgaattgaataatgattatttaaaattgaaaaatgattcTCAAGTGGCGATAAATGAAGGCAAATCAGAAAACACATTAAATTcgaaaaaattgtttcttcGAATTCAAGAGGCAAATCATAAGATCACTACAGAATTGAATTCAGATATCAAATCAGAGATAGAAAGTTTGCGATGGTACTTATCACGATGGGGGTTGATTACACTATTAGTGTCTTTATTCCTGGGACTAATCATATTTTACAATACCAAACGTAGAAATGTTACCAAGGAAGCTAAAAAGGATTTTGCACCTTTAGTCATTCGAGAACCTAGTGAatatgaagatgatgattacCATACTGAGTTAGATAGAGGATCTGTTTAA
- a CDS encoding uncharacterized protein (Ortholog(s) have DNA helicase activity, role in DNA unwinding involved in DNA replication, reciprocal meiotic recombination, synapsis and nucleus localization) — protein sequence MSFLNSLQHFLQTEEGYDQEQPNEKYPVSGQHQNVSENVSERSKSQVHNHGFFVGKKCDISCKNLEMNDTLSELPQKTTFHEIPENSDIFNYLPDSASGTKTSITENTNLRQLNQSQNNASESSRHQYGSTSSLVLATEVLPYNQRSVFPFNQFNEMQSKAFSSIYNSSNNCVISSPTGSGKTVLFELAILRELEQEFEPNFKVLYLAPTKALCSERLNDWTKKFSSLNITVGILTGDTTFKEAENVRRSNIIVSTPEKWDMITRKWKDYSRLFGLIKILLVDEIHILKESRGSTLEVVMTRMKRICIGLRILAISATVANAIDISKWIGLYDESTLPAETLCFGEEFRPVKLSKIVYGYKPTSDNDFQFDIFLNSKLIEVINRHSNGKSVLIFCSTRNSCQNTAKYLFNNLSETTRTDIKLKDRDAMNYATKGIAYHHAGLTFGDRKSIEIAFLNSRLKILCSTSTLAVGINLPAYLVIIKGTKCWVESSFQEYSETDVLQMVGRAGRPQFERDGVAVIMTSIKFKHRYERIIEGTEKIESSLHMNFREHLAAEISVGVIKNIEDALVWLKSTYLYVRFLANPGYYALQIPKSSDPEETLTSFCFQQCKTLSQESLIIMDNQNNCKITAYGYSMVMHYVSFNTMKNLIHSEDQLSVHETLNLLFKSSEFADLNLKHQEKRLYKEINSSPILRYPSKSKDLGKKDKVKLIIQFELGGLDFPTYNGALKLHSSFLGDKFYVFKHIYRIMMALLDVFIEKQDAKSLYSSSYLLRCINGKCWEDSPNELRQLDGIGPASVKKFCTHNILSLKDAKALTSSQIEYFLGLKTGAGNKIKRNIASVPNLQLNLKFENEELAEDRTSVEVTLNISIDVANASIASIWKNKLVYIHLTTDDSNGHLLDFRRIPVSKFKTSGLKSFEISYSTKDLNQVICCHASADMIASVKTKTSVSIHKYLSESTIKNFINHTEDFEFSDSDDDNLFDIKPANQNESKIIEFRNETKEDEPKTEVTKPIENEIKTRRVLANGNYECNHACKDKQRCRHLCCREGLPPKTSGGNKTPQTENSKPVNSNTQQNPTETEDNSAKPEPTPISAKRQLKIRKNKATLKRTLFDDSDPEVVASPVEIPQSTTKPKKKTKSTVFSIDGSDHYENEKTVYELNTIQNVDALAATSGKTSQLETKSKSAATSLSNSSELFLIEIPKTPIESLPSLSNANNAIADCNKSENEEVKVYNKELLQNLLGLDVDIDL from the exons ATGTCATTTTTAAACAGTCTACAACACTTTCTTCAAACAGAGGAAGGCTATGATCAAG AACAACCCAATGAAAAGTATCCCGTTTCTGGTCAACACCAGAATGTATCTGAAAACGTTTCCGAAAGGCTGAAACTGCAAGTACATAATCATggtttttttgttggtaaGAAATGTGATATAAGTTgtaaaaatttggaaatgaACGACACTCTTTCAGAATTACCACAAAAGACAACCTTCCATGAAATACCCGAGAATTCTGATATATTCAATTACCTACCTGACTCAGCTAGCGGAACCAAAACCTCCATAACTGAAAATACCAATCTACGGCAATTAAACCAACTGCAAAACAATGCTTCAGAGCTGAGTAGACACCAGTATGGAAGCACATCTTCTTTAGTACTTGCTACAGAAGTGCTCCCCTACAATCAAAGGTCTGTCTTTCcatttaatcaattcaatgaGATGCAATCAAAAGCTTTTAGTTCAATTTACAACTCGTCAAACAATTGTGTGATCAGCTCTCCCACGGGTTCGGGAAAAACGGTTCTCTTTGAATTGGCAATTTTAAGAGAGCTAgaacaagaatttgaaCCCAATTTCAAAGTTCTTTATTTAGCACCAACAAAAGCTCTATGCAGCGAAAGGTTAAACGACTGGACGAAAAAGTTCTCGTCGTTAAACATCACAGTTGGAATTTTAACCGGTGACACAACTTTTAAAGAGGCGGAAAATGTAAGGAGATCAAATATTATAGTATCTACCCCTGAAAAATGGGACATGATAACAAGAAAATGGAAAGACTACTCTAGGTTATTTGGGTTAATCAAGATATTGCTTGTCGATGAAATTCACATTCTCAAGGAGCTGAGGGGGTCCACTCTAGAAGTGGTTATGACAAGGATGAAACGAATATGTATAGGATTGAGAATATTGGCCATTTCAGCAACAGTCGCTAATGCAATTGATATATCAAAATGGATTGGACTATACGATGAGTCTACGCTTCCAGCGGAAACTTTGTGTTTTGGAGAGGAATTTCGTCCTGTGAAATTGTCAAAGATTGTTTATGGATACAAACCAACAAGTGATAACGATTTTCAGtttgacatttttttgaatagCAAGTTGATTGAAGTGATAAATCGACACTCCAATGGCAAATCTGTACTAATTTTTTGCTCGACCAGAAACAGTTGCCAGAATACAGCTAAATATCTATTCAATAACTTGTCGGAAACAACCAGGACAGATATAAAATTAAAGGATCGAGATGCTATGAACTATGCCACCAAAGGGATTGCTTACCACCATGCAGGGTTAACTTTTGGTGATAGAAAACTGATTGAAATTGCATTTTTGAATAGTCGCTTGAAGATACTTTGCTCTACATCGACTTTGGCTGTGGGGATCAATCTTCCAGCATATTTGGTTATTATAAAGGGGACAAAATGCTGGGTAGAGAGTAGTTTTCAAGAATACTCAGAAACAGATGTTTTGCAAATGGTTGGGAGAGCTGGTAGACCTCAATTTGAGAGGGATGGTGTTGCAGTAATCATGACCTCcatcaaatttaaacaTCGCTACGAAAGGATAATTGAAGGGACAGAGAAAATTGAGAGCAGTCTTCACATGAACTTTCGAGAGCATCTAGCGGCAGAGATTTCTGTTGGTGTGATAAAAAACATCGAGGATGCACTAGTTTGGTTGAAATCGACGTACCTATATGTTAGATTTTTGGCGAATCCAGGATATTACGCCCTACAGATACCAAAGAGTTCAGACCCAGAGGAGACATTGACGtcattttgttttcaacaGTGTAAAACCCTTTCTCAAGAGAGCTTAATTATCATGgacaatcaaaataattgcAAAATAACAGCTTATGGCTACTCCATGGTCATGCATTACGTATCATTCAATACTATGAAGAATTTAATTCATTCCGAGGACCAACTATCTGTGCATGAAACactcaatttattatttaaatcatcaGAATTTGCAGATTTGAACCTAAAACATCAAGAAAAACGACTAtataaagaaatcaatagCTCGCCAATCCTTAGGTATCCATCAAAGCTGAAAGATCTTGGCAAGAAAGATAAAGTAAAACtaatcattcaatttgaattagGTGGACTAGATTTTCCCACCTATAATGGAGCATTAAAGTTACATTCAAGTTTTTTAGGAGATAAATTCTATGTATTCAAGCACATATATCGGATCATGATGGCCTTGTTGGATGTTTTCATTGAGAAGCAAGATGCAAAGTCACTATATAGTCTGAGCTATTTATTGAGATGTATAAATGGGAAATGTTGGGAAGATTCACCAAATGAGCTTCGACAACTTGATGGAATTGGTCCAGCAAGTGTTAAGAAGTTTTGTACACATAATATCTTGTCGCTTAAGGATGCAAAAGCATTAACCAGTAGTCAAATCGAATACTTTCTTGGTTTAAAAACTGGAGCTGGAAACAAAATTAAGAGAAATATTGCCTCGGTGCCCAACCTACAATTGAATCTTAAGTTTGAGAATGAAGAGCTAGCAGAAGACAGAACTTCTGTGGAAGTAACATTGAATATATCGATTGATGTAGCTAACGCACTGATAGCATCAATATGGAAGAATAAATTAGTATACATTCATTTGACTACAGATGATTCGAATGGACATTTATTGGATTTTAGGAGAATACCAGTGAGCAAGTTCAAAACTTCTGGattgaaatcatttgaGATATCATATTCCACTAAAGATCTAAACCAGGTTATATGCTGTCATGCATCTGCCGATATGATAGCCAGTGtcaaaactaaaacaaGTGTGTCAATCCATAAATATTTGAGTGAATCtacaatcaaaaattttataaatcaTACAGAAGATTTCGAATTTAGTGACCTGGATGATGATAACTTGTTTGATATTAAACCAGCAAATCAAAACGAGTCCAAAATTATTGAGTTCCGCAATGAGACAAAGGAAGATGAACCAAAAACAGAAGTGACTAAgccaattgaaaatgaaatcaagACCCGCAGAGTTCTAGCAAATGGGAACTACGAGTGTAATCATGCCTGTAAAGATAAACAGAGATGTCGCCATTTGTGTTGTCGTGAGGGATTACCCCCGAAAACCAGTGGTGGAAATAAAACTCCACAGACTGAGAATTCCAAGCCTGTAAATTCCAATACTCAACAGAATCCAACTGAAACTGAGGATAATAGTGCCAAACCAGAACCAACACCAATTAGTGCAAAGAGGCAACTTAAAATCCGAAAGAATAAAGCCACATTAAAAAGAACATTATTCGATGACTCTGATCCCGAAGTCGTAGCATCTCCTGTTGAAATACCTCAGTCAACAACGaaaccaaagaagaaaacaaagagTACGGTTTTCTCTATTGATGGAAGTGATCATTATGAAAACGAAAAAACAGTATATGAACTAAACACGATTCAAAATGTGGATGCACTAGCGGCTACTTCTGGAAAAACTAGTCAATTGGAAACTAAGAGTAAGCTGGCAGCAACAAGTCTAAGTAATAGTTCTGAATTATTCTTAATTGAAATACCGAAGACCCCAATTGAGTCTTTGCCTTCTCTTAGTAACGCAAATAACGCGATAGCAGATTGCAATAAATCAGAAAACGAGGAAGTAAAAGTATACAACAAAGAACTATTACAAAATTTACTTGGATTGGATGtagatattgatttatag
- a CDS encoding uncharacterized protein (Ortholog(s) have role in maturation of LSU-rRNA from tricistronic rRNA transcript (SSU-rRNA, 5.8S rRNA, LSU-rRNA) and nucleolus, preribosome, large subunit precursor localization): protein MSSFANLFGKSTKVDENIEQLFKNTRDGPVSKDELVKKQRTVIKIPKVTAPKQQTNENESTLNQSANESDEEEEEYNDESNEGDDSDDAEQTEPTSKNDDENENLEAQYFDKLLSEQNEEQDESKESSEAKSSKVAEERTKAKVATTVDLKEKELEKADRTVFVGNVPADVITSKIIAKNFKNLFKHYGKIDSIRYRSISFDEHLPRKVAFAKKNLHKSRDSVNAYIVYKEKPASIAAKELNATVFEDHHLRVDHVSHPAPKDNKRTIFVGNLDFEEKEETLWKYFNSKLDQDVESVRIIRDSKTNLGKGFALVQFKDTLSVNKALLLNDKPLETGTQKKGRKLRISRAKSNAKPSLMSPNHFDNQKKKFAAGKSQQKLNDNQKTKIGRAQSTLGKADRSTVGKAKRIILEGQRATKGEAIKGIKGSKKGKKVKKPRIRERSTKFKEERKTMNKV, encoded by the coding sequence ATGTCAAGTTTTGCTAATTTATTTGGAAAGTCTACAAAAGTGGATGAAAATATAGAGCAGTTATTCAAAAACACAAGAGATGGGCCGGTTTCGAAGGATGAACTTGTGAAGAAACAAAGAACTGTGATAAAAATTCCAAAGGTCACTGCTCCTAAACAGCAAACCAATGAAAATGAGTCTACTTTGAACCAATCTGCTAATGAATcagacgaagaagaagaagaatataaTGATGAAAGTAACGAGGGTGATGACAGCGACGATGCCGAACAAACTGAACCTACATctaaaaatgatgatgaaaatgaaaacttGGAAGCACAATATTTTGACAAATTGTTAAGTGAACAAAATGAAGAGCAAGATGAATCAAAGGAATCCTCTGAGGCAAAATCTTCAAAGGTTGCAGAAGAACGCACCAAGGCAAAAGTTGCCACTACTGttgatttaaaagaaaaggaattggaaaaagCTGATAGAACTGTATTTGTTGGAAATGTTCCAGCAGACGTTATCACATCGAAAATTATTGCCAAAAActtcaaaaatttgtttaaacATTATGGGAAAATTGATTCTATCAGATATAGATCCATTTCGTTTGATGAACATTTGCCTAGAAAAGTTGCATTtgcaaaaaagaatttacATAAATCAAGAGATTCGGTAAATGCCTATATTGTATACAAAGAGAAACCTGCATCAATTGCTGCTAAAGAATTAAATGCCACTGTGTTTGAAGACCATCATCTCCGAGTTGATCATGTTTCACATCCAGCACCTAAAGACAACAAAAGAACTATTTTTGTTGGTAACTTggattttgaagaaaaagaagaaactttgtggaaatatttcaatagTAAACTTGATCAGGATGTTGAGTCTGTAAGAATTATTCGTGATTCAAAGACTAATTTGGGTAAAGGTTTTGCATTGGTACAATTCAAAGACACTTTATCTGTCAACAAagcattattattaaacgACAAGCCATTGGAAACTGGAACCCAGAAAAAAGGTCGTAAATTGAGAATTTCAAGAGCCAAATCTAATGCTAAACCTTCCTTAATGTCACCTAATcattttgataatcaaaagaagaagtttGCAGCTGGTAAATCTCAACAGAAATTAAATGACAatcaaaaaacaaaaattggaaGAGCTCAATCAACATTAGGTAAAGCCGATAGATCTACTGTGGGAAAAGCTAAAAGAATTATCTTGGAAGGTCAAAGAGCCACTAAAGGAGAGGCCATAAAGGGAATAAAAGGATCAAAGAAAGGTAAAAAAGTAAAGAAACCAAGAATTAGAGAAAGATCAACAAAGTTTaaggaagaaagaaaaacaatgaATAAAGTATAG
- a CDS encoding Rpd3L histone deacetylase complex subunit (Ortholog(s) have role in histone deacetylation, negative regulation of chromatin silencing at rDNA and negative regulation of chromatin silencing at silent mating-type cassette, more) — translation MSQAQTEVNNIESVENPSFTTPLKRDSISNGDGDLDSTTNQVANTTLGRESPLSDITASPVSFDLSLREADGEIQSTIDNIEKFLEEREPIDENRNNTNTKSKEGSEEADDAVQEVLKEIETEFAKELDHDDKVPKDSNITTGDDVKNRDSYESSELSDLDENQSEAETDKMDFLDEIGTVQDEDGSNGQSNGLSDLQNLSQLTELARLKDVDSDFGDDEDEDELNNSNLHSNGNKLAINGESHKRTLEIDDEHEQTTKKLKAATPVSDLKDKAQEEEQKDTPTVEIVENDKKKNKLDNDQQKIELIVLKDDQEISAEDNGAEAEPEDEGEDNDNGNNTDAPNAEEVANSEAVQKNKEDAVVIENEERDDVDLNKQRNLAIQELIAIEAKFAEVRDKLFKDKLSLLEKELQLCLDGSHPELSKIYGKINEFYQDGLRLANANLMYKLKCVDKETIATRTSIHQNFLRNLMDTKNGMITDTTSLWYKINKERNQLDQLVPDFTFAAIPSIPNGSISIEESIVNGNIDGLAESSVSKKLQKQNTLIELVKQRNNINEQLGILNGLVEFHGFPSAISSSLSEEISDDQSNELLLKKATDEEINSDLRAMGISI, via the coding sequence ATGAGTCAAGCACAAACAGAAGTCAATAATATCGAGCTGGTCGAGAATCCCCTGTTTACAACCCCGCTTAAAAGAGATTCCATCTCaaatggtgatggtgaCCTTGATTCAACTACAAACCAAGTAGCAAACACTACCTTGGGCAGAGAATCGCCGTTGAGTGATATTACTGCATCCCCAGTTTCCTTTGATTTGTCATTGCGTGAAGCAGATGGTGAAATCCAAAGCACTATTGACAATATTGAGAAGTTTTTGGAAGAAAGAGaaccaattgatgaaaacCGTAACAATACCAACACCAAAAGCAAAGAGGGAAGCGAGGAAGCTGACGATGCAGTTCAAGAggttttgaaagaaatagaaacaGAGTTTGCAAAGGAGTTAGACCACGACGATAAAGTACCCAAAGATTCAAATATTACCACTGGGGATGACGTGAAAAACAGAGACAGCTATGAAAGTTCGGAGTTGAGTGATTTAGATGAAAACCAATCAGAAGCTGAAACTGATAAAATGGATTTCTTGGATGAAATAGGAACAGTGCAAGACGAAGATGGCTCTAATGGACAAAGCAATGGATTGTCTGACTTGCAAAATTTATCCCAATTAACAGAACTAGCCAGACTAAAGGATGTGGACTCTGATTTTGGCGATGATGAGGACGAAGACGAACTTAATAATCTGAACTTGCATTCCAATGGAAATAAATTAGCAATAAACGGTGAATCTCATAAGCGAACACTTGAAATTGACGATGAACATGAACAAACCACCAAGAAGCTTAAGGCAGCAACCCCTGTTTCAGATCTCAAAGACAAGGCACAAGAAGAGGAGCAAAAGGACACACCAACAGTTGAAATAGTTGAAAAcgataaaaagaaaaacaagttGGACAATGATCAgcaaaaaattgaactCATTGTCCTTAAAGATGACCAGGAAATTAGCGCAGAGGACAATGGTGCTGAGGCAGAGCCTGAAGATGAAGGTGAAGACAATGATAATGGCAACAATACTGATGCCCCAAATGCTGAAGAGGTGGCGAATAGTGAGGCTGtgcaaaaaaacaaagaagatGCAGTcgttattgaaaatgaggAACGAGACGATGTTGATCttaataaacaaagaaatcTAGCTATTCAAGAGTTGATCGCGATAGAGGCGAAATTTGCAGAAGTTCGAGACAAACTTTTCAAAGACAAATTGTCACTAttggaaaaagaattacaaCTATGTCTTGATGGCTCACATCCAGAACTATCGAAAATTTATggaaaaatcaatgaattttATCAAGATGGCCTCAGATTAGCTAATGCTAACTTGAtgtataaattaaaatgtGTCGATAAAGAGACCATTGCTACTAGAACTTCAATACACCAGAACTTCTTAAGGAATTTGATGGATACAAAGAATGGAATGATAACTGATACGACATCATTATGGtataaaatcaataaagaaAGGAACCAATTAGATCAGTTAGTTCCCGATTTCACATTTGCAGCTATTCCTTCGATACCTAATGGTTCTATACTGATAGAAGAATCCATAGTGAATGGAAACATTGATGGTTTGGCAGAACTGTCAGTCTCCAAGAAATTGCAGAAACAAAATACGCTAATAGAGTTGGTAAAACAACGTAACAATATCAACGAACAATTGGGAATATTGAATGGTCTAGTAGAATTTCATGGATTTCCTAGTGccatttcttcttctttaagTGAGGAAATCCTGGATGATCAATCAAATGAGTTATTATTAAAGAAAGCcactgatgaagaaatcaatagCGATTTGCGTGCCATGGGTATTTCCATATAG